CTGTATCCCTGAATTAAGATATCTGCCTGTCAGTGTAACAGCCGTTCCTCCAAACACGGGTCCGTAGTCAGGCCTGATTTCTGTGATGCTCGGCTCCTGATTAGACAGAGATGAAATATGTTATCCAcaatgtaacattatatatatcatTTCCCACTGGCCCTCACAAAGACATGTTAAATGTGTAAAAGCTCAGGATGTGCTTTTCACAGTACATCAGGACCTAAATTAAATGCATGCATGGTGTTTAAATATAGGCCTCAGTGTCATGTCCCTCACAGAAGACAAAAATTAATTGCTGGGacaaaactcattttaaaaatgagtatttttatttagttgcattcaagtttttatgtatttttaccaCAAAAGAGAAGCCAGGCATCTGAGCTGTGCCTTCAATAGAGTAACCGCCCTCCACTTCTCCCTCATGGACATCCAGCGTGATGGTGAGGTCCTGGTTTGGTGTGTCTTCCTGAGTCTTACACACTAACCtgcataaaagaaaacaagggaTGATGTGTTTATGAATAGTGTAGATTAAGATATTCCAACAGCTTTTTAATCTCAGCCCCGTGTTAACTCTGACAGCCccaatataaatgaataaatatcacTTCTCCCTAGTTAACATGTTGGCTTGTGACTATCAGTGCCCAGTAATTCCCACATACAGTAAATGCTGAGAAAATGCGTGCCACTCACACTTTACTACTGCTCTTTCCAGGCAGGACTGTACACACGGTCCCAGGACCCACCGTGACGATGTGGGTTTTGCCGCTGATGATGGCGGGTCGCAGAGGAGACTGAAAATCCCAGCCACACAGTGTGACTTCTGTCTCAGCACCAGCAGGTACCATTTTAGGGAAAAACTGCACAGAAAAGTGTTGTCGTCAGTACAATCAGTGTTATCAGTGTAACGTCAGGACTCAGGGTGTTTAAACTTGGCTGATCAGTTAAACCTAGCAGCAGATCTACCTCTGTTATGACAGGCGCGCATGAGTTTTTGTTCCACTGCGCGGTGCATTCTCGCTGCCTCGAGCAGTTTCCCGAGCACCAGCCGCAGTTCATGAAGCTTGGAGCCATCAAACACATGGTGCATGTCATAAAATGTGCACACCCCGGTCCTGCAGAGGGCACCTTAAACAACTTGAtcagggagagaggaagacgAGGGCAGGGTAAGCCGGATAAAACAGAGAGAAGTCAAGACAATCAACTAGaagttgcataatgttgctttaagtgtgactttttatataaaagtttGAAATTTTAGAATCTTAACCTTGCCTATTGATATAAGAGAATGatgaatttttcttttgctattgTAGGAAAcgactgcaaaacaaaatagcaaaaagtaTATTGCTATGGGcctaaaatgtgttatttacctgtttttttaacaatacagagtgtttgtattttgtcaaaGACCTTTCCACTTTACATTTGATTGCCGGCATCAAAATTAGATGGAAAAAGtagttttatttgtctttatttttgtcttgttatGAAAATCTGCATATCGGGCCACTGGCATGGAcatcaattcaaaatggccacCAAATAAACCCTGTGGGCCATAAGTTTACCTTGGCAACATGAAAAATCTTGAGCTTGACACCATTAGGATCTCAAGAAACACAAGttaccaaaaatgtcatgtgtTTACATGGAAACCTATTTTTCCTGCTAGACTACATAATCTTGACATGGTTTAGCCTTTTGGCCTAAATGACAAATTGAATTTGTCATGTTTCCTCTAACTGATTTCATTTGAGGGATGCTGTACTtgaattttttgtactttatcttaaaaaaaaaaagatacatctGTGTTCTTGTTACTggtgtgataatgggctttataaataataaataaattatagtgCATGGGATTGTGGTAGCTCCTCCAAATGGATCCATTATGACAAATGAGCAGCCATTCTGGGTTGATgagatactgtatgtgtttatgtcttGATTCTTTTGACTCTGATGAAGACACAGACTGTTTCCACTATTAAAGGCTGCTAATCAGTCAGTGTGCTCCAGTTCCCCTTTTCCACCttaaacagataaacagtacATGCAGTATATAGAACAAAATATACCTTATTTCCCACTGCGAAGAGAAGTGATTTGTTTGAGTATACATCTGCTGTCCTCAACACGGGGGTCTCTCCGAGAGAAAAGTTGGCAAAAACAATCGGTCTGTACAAAGTAAGAATCACCTAAACCACACAAAACAGGGAGGTAATGTCACaaggattttcatttttagaaatCTTAATCAACATCTGCTTCtgactgaaagaaagaaagtaaaaaaataataattcaaaacatttttttaaacaaaactgtaaaattcaaCCCACTTTACAGGTTTGGATGATGCTCTCCCTGAGACAATCATGACAATACCCAAAATAAGGCAAATCTGACCTATTTCAACTAATTAAAGTCGCGAAATTGAAGCATATTACTGGTCTGTCATATCGACAAAAAAGTTCATGTCATGCAAAtgccgatatttcattttaaagcagttaTCTGTCGATACCGATGGTGCGccaatattatcgtgcatccctaaagaaaaatatgcaaatgtttaaaacaacGGCACTACCCTTTTCCTCTCCTACCTTATTGAGACAGGTATATTTTAtagctattttaaaaatagcataCACCTCTCCCTACCAGTATGTATTTTGAATTGTACTGCATTTTGAATTGTATTGATTCTATaaggtttttttgtattgtactagttctttatttttatatcaactCTCTAGAGCAACATTACAATTGATATGACTTTTGAAGAACACCTCTCTCATGCTTTGCTAATGCGCACGTGATGGTTTAAATGGAACAGCTGATGGTGGTTAAACACAGAGTGAATCTGATGTAGCAATATGCGAAAAGCATAGTGCACTCTATTACTACTATTAATAAATAAGTGTCAACCTGAACATCCTGGTGTGCGCTGGaactttaatttctttaataCAAAAGTTTAgtttagacattttaaataatgtcttttttctttttttttagtaatgaaCATATTCGTTATAATATATTTGAACTGCAAAAGCAAGCACTGACACATCACACAATGACTCTACTTTTTTATCCTTAGGCATGATGCTACCTGCAGTATCCGGCCGTCTGAGGTTCCAAAGTGTCCCAGGGTGTGATTCCCAATAGTGGTGACCAGGACAGAGGTGAAAAGTATGTCTCTCATCTGCCTGTTGAAGAGGTCTAATCTGTAGTATGGCTTTGACACCAGGGTGGGTTTAGTAGTGCATGTGTCATTACCTCCAGAGCTCTGTACAAGCAGGACAAGGTTGTAAGTTTTTAATCACCATTAGGAAATCACATGTATTCAAAAATCTAAAGTACCTGCGTCTGTCGGCATCAGTCTCCCTCTAAGCACATGTATCCTGCATATTCTTGTGCATTAGAGGAAGAGAGATAAACAGAGAGACGCTCTTAATTCACCCTTATAGGAAGGAAGTGCTTGAGCTTCGCCTGCAGTCAGAGCAACATGCTGTGAGAGGAACAAGGTCATAAAACAGCAGCGACTCAGGCTACATATGTTGACTCTGTGACTGTTTATGTCAGCCAACTTTccacatgcacataaaacagTCACTGACAGATGTGTGTGGATGGTTGACAGACCACGATAAACTCTGTAGTAAGTAAAAAGTgatcatttaaaagaaaaatagaggATATGTTAAACTAATGGTAAACATTCCACTGCAAAGCAATTTAGCTGACCTGCCCCAGCATGCCTCTGTTTGCTTCCCACTATTTGAATACCATATATTCACGTCATTTGATCTTTTCAGTCACTTTGCATTTCATCATTTGAAGCTCAAACACATACAAGTTATAGAATTGTATACACTTAATTCTAGAAATAACAACTAAGGCAACACTTGACGCTAATGGTTTTAAGACTGCTTCAATTATCATTTATTGATTGAGTAAAAGAGTGATTCTTTCCTCCCTAACCCCCACTTACTCAATATTCTACCCATTTCTGAGTCAAATAATGCGTAAAAGCCAGGCACAGTCCAACACTGGCCCTCCCCCTGAAATTCCACCTTTTTATCAGTAGGATTTATAACTTGTATTTGTTGGCACACATTCCTGTAGGTGTACACATGACTGTAAGAGCTCAAAGGACACAGTTTGAACTCCACAAAAGGGAAGAGACCACacctttattattttgttgagCACTGCAGCCAAATTCTCTATTCAGTGAAGGCGTATTGAGGGCGAACTCTGCATGTTATTTTGGGTATaggtttaaaggaatacttcacccacaaaatgactatttgtctGTCAATTACTCAACATGTGTTGAGGCTTTTGCACACAATGTTCGTGTTTTCTAAAGTACCcgcacatttaaaaatatatatgagcTCACACTGTGTCAATCATTTTTCCACACTAAACTTTGTTTATCTTGCGTGCCTCTGTGGTGTACAAAGAATACAAACACAGCAAACTCTTGTTGAATTGAAGTCAttggggtccatgtttaacaacagcaaaaactatatcaaaacatctgtttacaaacttacacaactcatgcagtataattcCACTGTCATTTCCAGCGACATACTCAGGTAGCCTTCTTTAAACAAGTCAGTAATATTCATGTGAATAATGATGATGGGGAGGAAGATATAGCAATTCTTACCCGACTGTCTTGATTTTGActcaaatgacagcaaaggCCTTCATGAGAcaagcataaagtgggcatgtctgtaaaggggagactcatgggtacacagagaacccatttttattcaaatatcttgaagtcagaggtcaagggacccctgtgaaatcaccatgctgtttttccatcaccaaaatttagccttaATTGGAGCATTATTCGGCCATCTTTCGGAAAGGCTAGACATGACAcggttggtaccactggattcctcaggtcttctagtttcatatgataccagtatcttCACTCTacgctttaaaactcagcccagcACAGCCTCTTAAAGGCAGGAATGTTGGCAATTAACGATTGCATCATGAGTGACAAATTAATGTTGACAGTCCTAGTGATAATGCATGCATTTCGAAAGTACTAATCATAAGACTAGATAAACGAGACCTGTATTATAATAcaggagttgtgtgagagttaaATGGATGatttgacatagttttgctgttgttaaatgcagcccCCTAAGACTTcaactcattaaaaaatatttgtgtttcttgATATTAGTCCTTCACTGCGGAGGCATAGATGCTACAATctttgggggtgaagtattccttttacCCTCCACGTTGTCTTTATAGTTCGATACTTTTCACCTCTGGCAGCTTCAACTGAAGGATTTGGGCAGGAAAAATTGCTGCAACTACAAGGATTCAACATGGTGTAATCACTGAGCCTTTTATCTTCCTGAagccattttcatttcaaaggtCTGTACTGTTACTACTTGCCACTCTCTCACGGGAGAGACTGAAACCTAACCGAACAGAAAAACCATGTGGCAACGTGCAGGTCACATTACTGACTCATCCGCCCCTCCCAGTTCTCTCATCTGGCCGTGCTCTATCTCACACCCTGATCAGTTAACAGGCATATACTGTACCACTATAGTCAAGGTTTACTTTACACTACCCCTTATTGCTCAAGACTGTATGAAACTTCAGGCTTAATGATAAACTACACTGTTCCCGTCACAGGTGACTTAATTACACAGTGTTTGTCTGGATaggtcacttcctgtctggGCGTAGAGAGACCTTTGTACGGTCCCTTTGCTCTGACAACAGTctggcttaaaaaaagaaagagttacTCACTTCATGTGGGCAGCTTTCGCACGGCTGGAAGTGACAGAGACCTCTGGACAGCTGCTCTGTGCCTGACTTGCAGCAGTCATCCACGCCTTTATCGATCTCACTGTTAAGGTGGGTCAAAGGGAAGGCACACAGGGCAGAGTTTTTCTGAGGTACACCTCGCTCATTTACCTCTGCAAACACCCCATACAGaatgtcctctgtctctctcactctcagcTCAACTGCCAGGTCTTTCCCAGCTCGCCCGAAGTGTGCCGCCTGTAGCCCGTTATAGACAAGGTCCCTGAAACCCTGGCTCCGTTTCCTCCTGCGTTTCGGTTCATAACGACACTCCAGGACCACCTCTCTGTACATCCACACCTCTGGAATCAATATCGGCAGTCGCCCCAGAcgagtctgaaaagctgaattgcttttgaatggattttctctctgcagagacAGGAAGTAGACATAATCCTTGGTGGAGAAGCTGTAGATGTAATCAACCTTGTATGAGTCCCGTAGACTGGGGAGCACTGTCAGCCCATTCATGACCATATGAAAGCCATCTTCAGTTGAAAGCGGCCTAAGCACAGATATGGATCTCCTCGGATACCTCTGTGCCACTTTGTCGTTGACAGAGGCCGCTACGAAGAAGAACGATGTGGCGCCTTCTTCAACTATGGTGACTTTTGTGCCAAGGGGACTGGCCAGACAGTCTGGGCAGTTGGTTGGTGAGTTTTGCTCCTTTTTGTATAAACACTGAGGCCCAGCCTGGGGGAAGCTGATGTCAATGAAGTGACAGATCCCATGCTGAGTACTCCCACAAATGTACAAGTAGGGATACGGAAATCCAGCCGGATCCAACAGCAGAACCTCATTATCTGTATTCACTGGATCCTCAGGATCTATTTCTACATCACAAACCCCACAGGTTTTACAGTCCGTAGTGCCAACAGGTCCAGTTTTCACCTCCCATATTTTTTCCATGGCATCGTTGACTGCCTGTATAAAGTTCTGGCATGCAACATACACCTCTCGCTGTTGCGGATCCCTGTTCACCGCTATGTTCTGTAtaggtttgtgtgtttggaaaTGGGGGAGGGAGTATTTCACAGTGAAATCCACCAGCCTGCGCGTAGTAGAAGCACATGTGTGCTGTCCTGaggctgtctgtgtttgtatccACATGCATACTGTCAGCAAGGCAACCCAAGTGACCATCTCCACGCCCCAGTCCCCAATGTTCGAGTGCTACCTATAAAATATTTTCCCCAAAGAGATCATTctggagaagcagcaggagctCTGTGCAGGAAAACACAGAAGGAATGTTGAGATTTAACAGACATATGATTCTTCTATTTAACAGATTCACTGCGCTGGAAGAGGAGGTGGATACTGTAAACATTTTAGCTTGTTTAAACTAAGAAATGAAGCATGGGGAActgaggaaagaggaaaaagtatcagctgatgtttttttctttgagcccTGTGATTAAGatagtgtttttgttgctgtttttttaaagtaggtGTTAGATTTGATATACACAGATATGGCATAGGTGTGAAACTTACAGAGCTATAAAGCCACTGGGAAGATTACGAGCTGGTAGAGTCAAGATAAAATTTACGGTGGGCAAGACATGACTTGCTGCAACATGTGAAGCAACTATAGAGATGTTCAGGCCTTTAGATCCATACACAGAATAAACAGAGTAATGGCTGAGTTAAGTAAATACAAGTAAgtacaaagtaaataaatgaataaatattcataCATGCAAAAGATTCAGCAGTTACCCTGTATCTAAATTTTAATACACTGCCATGCAACTTACACCTATTTCAACTCTCAAAACAGAGTGGCTATAAGGTTTAACAAAGCATAACAAAGTGACTATAAGGTTTATTTGTGTTGCTACTGACTGCTAAGATTACATCTTCTGTGCAGGTAGGTGATAAACTGTGAATTATGAGAAAAGTCATTCATTGACGTAAATCAAAAGCTCCCCGAGACACCCtccataaaaacagatgttaaaaaaaaaaatcatcttaccTCATTTCGAAAAAGGAGGATGTCGCTGTGATTTGTCCAAAAGTTTCAAACTATGTATACTTAAATAGAATATTTTCATGTGCAAGTGAAGCTCCACTCACGAACCCGCACTCACCTGTCAGCACAGGATTCTCACTGGCACAAAGTTTACACTGATACTGAACAACATCAGCGCTGTGTTGAGACGAGCTACCGCAGAGAATACGGCATCTGACACtcgccttcaaaataaaagcacgcCAGGCTAAAGCCCTCACGGTGGGAGTGTGATGATTCATGATTCACTTTAATTCCTGTCAGCAAGAATTAGAGGCTTTATGAAATTGGTTATTTCATTTATAAGTTATTATAGATTTCATCCAATAATAGGCCCAGgttgtaataaaaatattattaataataataataataataatatcaaactTTTTTGATCCCCAAAAGCAAAATTCAGCATGTGAAACAGGATTGATACAGGAAACTGATAGAGAATTGGCctatttaaaattagaaataggcctaaaacaaagtaaaaatcatGGGTAAggtttaaaaacatgatttgtttaTATTACAGGCCTCTATAATGAAACTACAAGTCTATTTAACAATTATTTGTAGTAGCCTAGTATTgcaatattaatgttttaacatttaaactaGCAGATCATGAAAATAACTTCAGAGAATTACATTTAACTTCAGTTACGTTAGAACATTACTAATAAATTTAAACATCCTTGAATTTGAGCAAAGTTGTTAGCTTAGGTTAGGCTTAAGTGTGAATAAATTGGAGTGTGGAGTGAATTAAGAATATAGgcaaatatattattattattattattattttattattattattattgttattcagATTGTCCTCAAACTGTCATTGCATAGTTTaacttgttattattattattattattattattattgttgttgttgttgttgttgttgttgttgttgttattcaaAATTTTTGCAAGACTTAAGTTTTGGAGAAGATTGacgatttattttgaaagctgaGGGCTGGAAATGCCATCGTCATTCTGACGTACTTGACTCTAATATTCTCAAGTGGGAGCTGTCCTGTCAGGCCGCGCCCGCAACAAGGAAGTATGAAATAGTTGCGAAATCGGACCACTTCAAAAATATCCTCATGGTTTCCTTCCTAGGAGTCATATCGTATCACCGACTTCAACTCACTCAGCCGTCATGGTGTCGAATTTAGTGGAAAAACTAAATCAACATTTGAAAACAGCCTTGTATAGCTACACGTCTgcaggattttttcttttttgccaagAATGTGTTGCTCTCAGATGATGGAATGAAGTTACACTTCAAATATATTCAACTCCAGCCAGGAAGTTATGAGAGGAATGTCTTCCCTCCGCAGCCAGACATCCTCATATAAGCTCAGCAATGTGAcctttaacaaataaaaaaatactgttgacATAAAGGAGAAATGCAATAAGTTGACTCATACTGGCACTTGAAAGAGAACATATATAATAAGACTAGTGATCGTCAAAGAATGTCCAAATAGAAATGCTCAAATAATGAAGCATTACAGATCCAAAAGTTAAACATCTACCACTGAATCCAAAGTTCAGTAATCGCAGAGTGTTTGAAAAAGTCTGCATTGCCATATTCCTTcagaggaaaaaatgcattttacagcgttatttttcatactttcaCTGCTCCAAACCTCAAACTACAAAGATCTGGCATCACTAGAGAGAACTGTGACAGGTACTGCAGGAGCACGACACTGACAAAGCTGTTTTGATTTGAACTCAACAAGGACTCGCACTCGCTGGGGCCTTCGATATGCAAACACTGATCAAACAAACTGTCGAAAACAACAGTGTTAAGGACATCACATCCAGTCCTTGAGTTTGCACCTGTCCCTGTGTATCTCACTAAACATCTCACTccgaacacaaacaaacatacagtgCACTGGACCATGCGGATTAGATTTAAATTCAGTCCATACATGGAATACTTTGTGTTGTTACTAAACTGGAGTATCTCCAGAGATATATTGATGTCTGGGATTAAATTCCCAGAGgaggtttttaaaataaactgccaTAAAATGTTCATTTCCCACAAGCTTTGcacagtttgttttgaatttgtctgttatgttgcagaaatgtcAGTCAGCAGAATATTAAATCTGATCGCAGGCTCGTTTTTATTGCTTGTATTTGTCTTGAAATTTCTCATTCGCACATCACAGTGATCTCAGAGTGGTTTGCCATCTTaccagtgctggaatgtaactaagtgcatttcccaagtactgtacttaagtacaaattcaaAGTACTTGGACTATTCTATTTTCAttctattttatacttttactctactacatttcagagggaaatatggtacttttttcttcaccacatttttgcctaaaaacacaagaagagtttatgaaatatgatattttgttaaaaattaaattaccaaatttTATACAAGTAAAACAGTTTCCATTGTaaggaaattaattaattaagtctttatttttgtatttataatttttagtttttggtggtgttctcttccttttttttcaaacaattttaagttttgggggttctatactttttaaaaagaattttgagttttggagggggtgtttatttctatttttttacttaaataatttggggttctctttttattttgagtttttttgggtgtattcttttttagaaatatgaaataaaatatatccaAAAGCAGTAAAAACTAGGTACTGGACAGAACAAAAATAGTtgcaaacatacaaataaagtctgcatACTAGATAATGCTCCCATGAACACTTATTACCTTCACACGTGTGACGTTTTGGGCCCAAGCCCCTCTTCAGATAACAGTTCTGTTATATTTTTTCATccatttgtgttatttttttaagagatttttctgtattttgtacttttacttttaatattttaagtataCATTACTGATAATACTTACTTACTGTTACTTATGCAACATTTGGAAGCGCGACTTTTACtgtaagagtattttcacagggtggtattagttcgtaaagtaaaagatctgaatacttctttcaccactgcgTCTTACTGCCTCTACTTGATCCATAATGATGAATCATTACTCGTCACTCCTAAGCATGCAGCACTTTCTTCTagaggtcattttttgactccTCACCCGACTGAGATTGTTGAAATGGATGACAAATACATGAAGCAATACTAGGgcgtattattgttattgtcacCATGGAAATGTTAAATATCCCCTACAGGCatgtttaagacatttaaaaatactctgCTTTGAGCAATGATTTgtgtttgatatgttttttccacacacaaaaaatagttaatgttattttcGAAAAATATTTCCAGACTCTGTTATGTGGA
This DNA window, taken from Plectropomus leopardus isolate mb chromosome 2, YSFRI_Pleo_2.0, whole genome shotgun sequence, encodes the following:
- the LOC121958329 gene encoding macrophage-stimulating protein receptor-like isoform X1, whose protein sequence is MVTWVALLTVCMWIQTQTASGQHTCASTTRRLVDFTVKYSLPHFQTHKPIQNIAVNRDPQQREVYVACQNFIQAVNDAMEKIWEVKTGPVGTTDCKTCGVCDVEIDPEDPVNTDNEVLLLDPAGFPYPYLYICGSTQHGICHFIDISFPQAGPQCLYKKEQNSPTNCPDCLASPLGTKVTIVEEGATSFFFVAASVNDKVAQRYPRRSISVLRPLSTEDGFHMVMNGLTVLPSLRDSYKVDYIYSFSTKDYVYFLSLQRENPFKSNSAFQTRLGRLPILIPEVWMYREVVLECRYEPKRRRKRSQGFRDLVYNGLQAAHFGRAGKDLAVELRVRETEDILYGVFAEVNERGVPQKNSALCAFPLTHLNSEIDKGVDDCCKSGTEQLSRGLCHFQPCESCPHESSGGNDTCTTKPTLVSKPYYRLDLFNRQMRDILFTSVLVTTIGNHTLGHFGTSDGRILQVILTLYRPIVFANFSLGETPVLRTADVYSNKSLLFAVGNKLFKVPSAGPGCAHFMTCTMCLMAPSFMNCGWCSGNCSRQRECTAQWNKNSCAPVITEFFPKMVPAGAETEVTLCGWDFQSPLRPAIISGKTHIVTVGPGTVCTVLPGKSSSKVLVCKTQEDTPNQDLTITLDVHEGEVEGGYSIEGTAQMPGFSFVEPSITEIRPDYGPVFGGTAVTLTGRYLNSGIQREIFFADKKCNIESAPEEGGASSIVCQTPAATGVGKVPVKILIDNYQVTTSKMFTYKEDPLITSIHPHCSFQSGSKLVIVGQNLDSAHKTVLQYTSKNPSLQSLERVCSSTTNATHMECWAPAFPEEMPEEKSDSGEIFIHMDGKRNLYKRRLDYHPDAKIIPFENDDNELPLKPGETEVSLHHNKLNTVSSCMKIIMSIGGVNCHAQVLLNELTCRIPKGLVIPSEGLPVKVSVNGEIYDVGTVVNDDNNNSTIIAGIVLGIIAALVVGAGLALMVMIHLRKKKRANIENRLSTMLSRNRMGSGPDFSPTGDYRRVDLSSQTSGSGGMAFQGLLYAASHDHLAIPLMPQEDISMVSLSSDLLEEVKDVLIPAEMLRIEDSQIIGKGHFGTVYHGYLIDSNKQETHCAVKSLNRITDLGEVDQFLREGIIMKGFHHPNILSLLGIMLPKEGLPLVVLPYMKHGDVRHFIRSEKRNPTVKDLIGFGLQVAKGMQYLAQKKFVHRDLAARNCMLDETFTVKVADFGMARDIYDKEYYSIQDHKRVKLPVKWMAIESLQTQKFTTKSDVWSYGILMWELLTRGASPYPDVDPYDITHYLLKGRRLPQPQFCPDALYSIMLTCWDPEPECRPGFNRLVTEVQRILSCLEGEHYISLKVNYVNLDQPRPYPSLTASTDEAEASDLDTDSYATS